From Drosophila subpulchrella strain 33 F10 #4 breed RU33 unplaced genomic scaffold, RU_Dsub_v1.1 Primary Assembly Seq354, whole genome shotgun sequence, the proteins below share one genomic window:
- the LOC119560641 gene encoding xaa-Pro aminopeptidase 2 has product MTTAKWIWRLALSILLAVSFVAAEKPKGYHREICQYRKAKHIQPMSDHHDRLMAMREQMQIRATLQGPEIDGYILPSTDEHLNTEVAVRDQRLRYLSGFTGVRAFAAVTNKGASMWVEDRYAQLADGELECDWEIYLISGNVTVADWLGSHIGIDKRVGADPHLVPHSLWIEWERQLDGKLLKLVKINTNLVDHIWGSERPNTPKNQLIKLHEKRYAGEKWQDKVKELRRRLAHLGCDAMVVTSLTEVAYLLNIRGTDIPYTPVVKSYAIVSQDDIFFYVAHEKISLVIDLHLSTECFNADCVKIKEYNQIWSDIRTYSQLWKRVLVSAPCVQDPGASEAIYSSMPGKIVVWHISPIIFMRAQKNSDEQEGMRRAHIRDGAAICEAMSNLETRFHTEQWTEEKIKYEVELWRLSQKHSNGLSLRTVVAYGEHSALPYYISSNVTNIEVSDQSLLVIESGGQYLEGTTDVSRTFIFGEPTQEMKKVYTNVLAGILHLTQLKFPADLKPSEVDAVVRSMVWKDMTDYPQATGHGIGSFSSVEEPPISVAYGKNSSFHFKQGYFFSSESGYYKRDDFGVRLKNVLEVVDTGHIHPSGTHFLAFQDVTMVPYEPKLIDSTLLSAVEKRMLNEYNAKIRNDVGDELKRLGNMRAFYWMMNQTRHIREYLTEDEYRSATSGGSGGHTTSPLIALGLLILISGILQS; this is encoded by the exons atgacGACAGCCAAATGGATTTGGCGCTTGGCGCTGAGCATCTTGCTGG CCGTGAGCTTCGTGGCGGCGGAGAAACCAAAAGGCTATCATCGGGAGATTTGCCAGTACCGCAAGGCCAAACAT ATCCAGCCCATGAGCGACCACCACGATCGCCTGATGGCGATGCGCGAACAAATGCAGATTAGGGCCACGCTGCAGGGTCCCGAGATCGATGGCTACATACTGCCCTCCACGGACGAGCATCTCAACACGGAGGTGGCGGTGCGGGATCAGAGATTACGCTACTTATCCGGGTTCACGGGTGTGCGGGCCTTTGCTGCCGTGACCAATAAGGGAGCATCCATGTGGGTGGAGGACCGATATGCCCAGCTGGCCGATGGAGAGCTGGAATGCGACTGGGAGATCTATCTGATCAGCGGGAACGTCACCGTGGCCGACTGGCTGGGCAGTCACATAGGCATCGACAAACGTGTGGGCGCCGATCCTCATCTGGTGCCCCACTCCCTGTGGATCGAGTGGGAACGCCAGCTGGACGGCAAGTTGCTCAAGCTGGTCAAGATCAACACCAACCTGGTGGATCACATTTGGGGTTCCGAGCGACCAAATACGCCGAAGAACCAGTTGATAAAGTTGCACGAGAAGCGGTACGCCGGCGAGAAGTGGCAGGATAAGGTCAAGGAGCTGAGGAGGCGACTGGCGCACCTGGGCTGCGATGCTATGGTGGTCACCTCCCTGACCGAGGTGGCCTACCTGCTCAACATCCGGGGCACAGACATTCCCTACACGCCAGTGGTGAAG TCATACGCCATTGTTAGCCAAGATGATATATTCTTTTATGTGGCTCATGAGAAGATCAGTTTGGTCATAGATCTTCATTTGAGCACAGAATGCTTCAATGCAGATTGTGTGAA GATCAAGGAGTACAATCAGATCTGGAGTGACATTCGTACCTACTCTCAGCTCTGGAAGCGAGTCCTTGTGTCCGCCCCTTGTGTGCAGGATCCGGGCGCCTCGGAGGCCATATACTCCTCCATGCCGGGCAAAATCGTCGTATGGCACATCTCACCCATTATCTTTATGAGGGCGCAGAAGAACTCCGACGAGCAGGAAGGAATGAGGAGGGCGCACATCAGGGATGGGGCGGCCATTTGCGAGGCGATGAGCAACCTGGAGACCAGATTCCACACAGAGCAGTGGACCGAGGAGAAGATCAAGTACGAGGTGGAACTGTGGCGTCTCTCGCAGAAGCACTCCAATGGCCTGTCCCTGCGTACGGTGGTGGCCTATGGAGAGCACTCCGCCCTGCCCTACTACATATCCAGCAATGTGACCAACATCGAGGTCTCCGACCAGAGTCTGTTGGTCATCGAGTCCGGGGGTCAGTATCTGGAGGGCACCACGGACGTCTCGCGGACGTTTATCTTCGGAGAACCCACGCAGGAGATGAAGAAGGTGTATACGAATGTGCTGGCGGGAATTCTCCACCTGACGCAGCTCAAGTTTCCGGCGGATCTGAAGCCATCCGAGGTGGACGCCGTGGTGCGTAGCATGGTGTGGAAGGACATGACGGACTATCCACAGGCAACGGGCCACGGCATTGGTTCCTTTAGCTCCGTGGAGGAAC CTCCCATATCCGTTGCCTATGGCAAGAACAGCAGTTTCCACTTCAAGCAGGGCTACTTCTTCTCCAGCG AGTCTGGTTACTATAAGCGTGATGACTTCGGCGTCCGCCTGAAGAACGTGCTCGAGGTGGTGGACACCGGACACATTCATCCCAGCGGAACACACTTCCTTGCATTCCAGGACGTCACGATGGTGCCCTATGAGCCCAAGCTGATCGACAGCACACTTCTCAGTGCGGTGGAGAAGCGAATGCTAAATGAGTACAATGCCAAGATCCGAAACGATGTAGGGGACGAACTGAAGCGACTGGGCAACATGAGGGCCTTCTACTGGATGATGAACCAGACGCGACACATCCGGGAATATCTGACTGAGGATGAGTACCGCTCGGCGACCAGTGGAGGAAGTGGTGGCCACACCACGAGTCCCCTGATAGCCCTCGGTCTACTGATCCTCATTTCTGGGATCCTGCAATCCTAG